The sequence CGGGGACGACGGGGTAGCTGAAGCCGTGCCAGACGCCCTTGTAGAAGGACAGGTCGCTGCCGCAGACCGAGTTGTAGGCCAGTCGCACCAGCGCCTCCCCCGGCGCCGGCGCGGGTACCTCGCGCCGGTCGAGCACGGCGCGGTGGGGGGCTTCGAACACCAGGGCTTTCATGCCGCAGTACCTCCGGATCGACCAGAACACAGTCCTGACGGCCTGTGACGACTGTCCGCTATAGCGGATGGTGGGCTCGGTGAGCGTACGCCGTCAATGGGTTTGCTTGTCAACCCTGGTGAATGGATGTATTGGTAGGACGGGATGGGCGTCCGCTTGAGCGGGCGGTCTGGACCTGTTGGCGGGGCATCGGCGATGAGACCCCGCACCGACCCCCAACCACCGGCCCTCACCACCGGCCCCGAGCGAAGGCGACGCACAACCTCGATGCCCCCAGTCGTCAGAAAGCTGCGTCGGCGCTGCGCGGCGGTGCTCGACGAGCTCCGCCTGCCGCAGCCGTTCTCCCTGGACACCCTCTGTCCGCACATCGCCGGACTGCGCGGGCGGCCCCTGCACCTGCACCCGCTGCCCGCCCAGGCCGCCTCGGCCGGCGCCTGCGGACTCTGGCTGGCCACCGCCACCGACGACCACGTCTTCGTCGAGCAGCGGACCGTGCGCCTGCACCAGGAGCACATCGTGCTGCACGAGATCGGCCACATGCTCCTCGGTCACCAGGGCCTCAGCCTCTCCGGCCGGCTGCCGGAGACCCTGCTGCCCGACCTGTCGCCGCGACTGGTCCGCCACCTGCTCGCCCGCGCGGACTACTCCACCGAGCAGGAGCAGGAGGCCGAGATGCTGGCCAGCATGATCCGTACCGACACCGGCCGCACGCGTCCGCCCGTGCCGACCGGCGCGCTCGGTCGGCTCCGGGCCGCGCTCGGCGTACGGGACGGCGGCCATGGCGGGTGACCTCACCTCCGGCTTACAGCTCGCCGCCACGGCCGGGATGTGGGGCGCCGTCGCGGTCCGCGCCCGGCCCGCCCTGCGCTCGCCCCACCAGCGCGGTCTCTGGCTGGCCCTCGCGGCCTCCGCCGTGGCCATGACCCTCCAACTGCCCGGGGTGTGCGAGGCGCTGAACCTGCTGGTCGGGCCCGTCCACGTCGCCTGCCTGGTGCGCAACCTCGCCGGACTGGTGTCGACCGCCGCGGTCGTCCACTTCGTCGCCACCACCACCGGCCGACCGGAACGGCGCGGGCTGCTGGCCGCCCCGTTCGCCGCTGTCCTGATCACCCTCGTCGTCATCGACGTGCTGACCATGCCCCACCCCGAACCCGGCGGCGCACCGCCGCGGATCGGCTCCGACGTCCAACCCCTGGCCTACTGGGTGCTCCTGATCGGCACCCACCTGGCCGCGAACGCCGCCTGCGCCTGGACCTGTTGGCGCTACAGCGGCCCCACCGTCGGGCGGGAGCTGCGGCTCGGTCTGCGACTGTTCGGCTGGAGCGCGGCCTTGGCCGGGGTGTACTGGCTCGGCCACGGCGTGCTGCTGGCCGTACCCGCGGACCGGCTGCGGCCCGGGCTGCGGCTGCTGCTGGACCTGTACGCGGTGCTGCGCACGGCCGCGGTCCTGGTGCCCACGGTGACGGCGGTGGCCGGGGCGGCGGCCGACGTCCGGACGGTCTGGCGGC comes from Streptomyces sp. TLI_053 and encodes:
- a CDS encoding MAB_1171c family putative transporter; translated protein: MAGDLTSGLQLAATAGMWGAVAVRARPALRSPHQRGLWLALAASAVAMTLQLPGVCEALNLLVGPVHVACLVRNLAGLVSTAAVVHFVATTTGRPERRGLLAAPFAAVLITLVVIDVLTMPHPEPGGAPPRIGSDVQPLAYWVLLIGTHLAANAACAWTCWRYSGPTVGRELRLGLRLFGWSAALAGVYWLGHGVLLAVPADRLRPGLRLLLDLYAVLRTAAVLVPTVTAVAGAAADVRTVWRLAPLWRDLVTVVPQVALGEVRPRVAELLRPRLPWRLLAYRKVIETRDAILVLQEYVGPRLVERARAVTAHLPARSAEAEALACVLLVARRNRLAGRAPDRAAAAGTAGPGLGGGPPTAGGPARSGGLGRQLADETAFLVAVARARRSPLVRRFEAGGAARGRDA